A single Phragmites australis chromosome 4, lpPhrAust1.1, whole genome shotgun sequence DNA region contains:
- the LOC133914179 gene encoding oleosin Zm-II-like, with protein MADRDVSSTHGHGGHPVGEQVKGMLHDKAPTASQALTVATLFPLGGLLLVLSGLALAGSVVGLAVATPVFLLFSPVLVPAALLIGMAVTGFLTSGALGLGGLSSLTVLANTARQAFQRTPDYVEEARRRMAEAAAHAGHKTAQAGSAIQSRAQEASAGGGGGGGGGGRASS; from the coding sequence ATGGCAGATCGCGATGTCAGCAGCACCCACGGCCACGGCGGCCACCCGGTGGGCGAACAGGTGAAGGGCATGCTCCACGACAAGGCTCCCACGGCGTCGCAGGCCCTGACGGTGGCGACGCTGTTCCCGCTGGGCgggctgctgctggtgctgtCCGGGCTGGCGCTGGCGGGCTCCGTGGTGGGTCTGGCCGTGGCCACGCCCGTGTTCCTGCTCTTCAGTCCGGTCCTGGTCCCGGCCGCGCTGCTCATCGGGATGGCCGTGACGGGGTTCCTCACATCAGGCGCGCTGGGGCTCGGCGGCCTCTCCTCGCTCACGGTGCTGGCCAACACGGCTCGGCAGGCGTTCCAGCGTACGCCCGACTACGTGGAGGAGGCGCGCCGGCGGATGGCGGAGGCCGCGGCGCACGCGGGCCACAagacggcccaggcgggaagcgCCATCCAGAGCAGGGCGCAGGAGGCcagcgcgggaggaggcggcggcggcggcggcggagggagggCGTCTTCGTAA
- the LOC133915665 gene encoding alkaline ceramidase-like, which translates to MADSMVASFWGPVTSTTELCEENYTHSSYIAEFYNTISNVPCVLLALIGLVNAFRQRFEKRFSVLHISNMILAIGSMIFHATLQHVLQQSDETPMVWEILLYMYVLYSPDWHYRSTMPTFLFLYGAAFAVVHFFARFQVVFNLHYIGLCLLCIPRMYKYYIQTKDLAAKRLAKLWVLTLSLATLCWLVDRIFCKKLSHWYVNPQGHAWWHVFMGLNSYYANTFLMFCRAQQRGWEPRITHLLGFLPYVKVQKPQKRE; encoded by the exons ATGGCGGATTCAATGGTAGCGAGTTTCTGGGGACCTGTTACATCAACGACTGAGTTATGCGAGGAGAATTACACGCACTCATCATATATTGCGGAATTCTACAATACCATCTCCAATGTTCCATGTGTTCTTTTGGCGCTTATTGGACTAGTGAATGCTTTCCGCCAGCGTTTTGAGAAACGGTTCAGTGTCCTGCATATATCAAATATGATACTTGCTATTGGGAGTATGATTTTCCATGCCACCTTGCAACACGT GCTACAACAGAGCGATGAGACTCCGATGGTGTGGGAGATCCTCCTATATATGTATGTCCTTTATTCACCAGATTGGCATTACAGGAGCACCATGCCTACTTTCCTTTTCCTATATGGTGCTGCCTTCGCTGTAGTCCATTTCTTTGCGCGGTTCCAAGTAGTGTTCAATTTGCATTACATTGGCCTCTGTCTCCTCTGCATCCCTCGGATGTACAAGTACTACATACAGACGAAAGACTTGGCTGCGAAGCGGCTTGCAAAGCTCTGGGTTCTTACATTAAGCCTGGCGACTCTCTGTTGGCTAGTTGATCGTATCTTCTGTAAGAAGCTTTCACATTGGTACGTCAACCCACAGGGACACGCATGGTGGCATGTGTTTATGGGCTTGAACTCATACTATGCAAACACATTCCTAATGTTTTGTCGGGCTCAGCAACGTGGGTGGGAGCCGAGAATTACCCACCTTCTTGGTTTCTTGCCTTACGTCAAGGTTCAGAAACCCCAAAAGAGGGAATGA
- the LOC133915664 gene encoding zinc finger CCCH domain-containing protein 24-like, producing MMTGMPISAHPAAGGAAAAAVAEMAKHLTVDTDDAFASLLELAADDDAEGLRRALERAPPATADEAGLWYGRRKVLEHRTPLMVAATYGSLAALRLLLSLPSVDVNRRCDTTALHCAASGGSRTAVETVKLLLSAGADADATDDSGRRPADVISVPPKMFDAKFALQDLLGCPKSEHGMLRVVTRSTNSFSSPVPSPTAEDARSPSAAVMMTTKFADLPRVVTSEKKEYPVDPSLPDIKNSIYASDEFRMYSFKIRPCSRAYSHDWTECPFVHPGENARRRDPRKYHYSCVPCPDFRKGVCRRGDMCEYAHGVFECWLHPAQYRTRLCKDGTSCSRRVCFFAHTTDELRPLYVSTGSAVPSPRASATAAMEMAAAMSLMPGSPSSVSAVMSPFTSPMSPSGNGMPPSLGWQQPNVPTLHLPGSSLQSSRLRTSLNARDMPADDYSLMQDLDSQLMNDLCYSRLSSTGNHSARTKSLNPSNLDDLFSAEMVSSPRYGNAEQGAMFSPSHKAAILNQFQQQQQALLSPINTGVFSPKAVDNQQLPSHSSLLHASLGISSPGRMSPRCVESGSPMSSHLAAALVQREKQQQTMRSLSSRDLGPSAARSSALVGSPLSSSWSKWGSPSGTPDWGVNGEELGKLRRSSSFELRSGGDDPDLSWVHTLVKESPPEKQITTAESINSVGPSPLMPPGMSNGDGSGLHTQLDGHDQAAVIGALLEQMQLDQQIGSLAT from the coding sequence ATGATGACCGGCATGCCGATCTCCGCGCACCCtgcggccggcggcgcggcggcggctgccGTCGCCGAGATGGCGAAACACCTCACCGTCGACACGGACGACGCCTTCGCCAGCCTACTGGAGCTTGCCGCGGACGACGACGCGGAGGGGCTGCGCCGTGCGCTGGAGCGCGCGCCGCCGGCTACCGCGGACGAGGctggcctctggtacggccgcCGGAAGGTCCTGGAGCACCGCACCCCGCTGATGGTCGCCGCCACCTACGGGAGCCTCGCCGCGCTTCGCCTGCTGCTGTCCCTTCCGTCAGTCGACGTCAACCGACGCTGCGACACCACCGCCCTCCACTGCGCCGCCTCCGGTGGCTCACGGACGGCCGTTGAGACCGTCAAACTGCTGCTCAGTGCTGGGGCAGACGCTGACGCCACGGATGACTCTGGGCGCCGTCCGGCTGATGTGATATCTGTGCCACCGAAGATGTTTGACGCCAAGTTCGCCCTCCAAGATCTTCTTGGATGCCCGAAGTCTGAGCAtggcatgctccgggtggtgacaaGGTCCACGAACTCGTTCTCATCGCCCGTGCCATCCCCTACTGCGGAGGATGCACGGTCTCCGTCTGCTGCTGTGATGATGACGACAAAGTTTGCTGACCTGCCTAGGGTTGTGACATCGGAGAAGAAGGAATATCCAGTGGATCCATCCCTTCCAGACATTAAGAACAGCATCTATGCTTCTGATGAGTTCCGCATGTACTCGTTCAAGATCCGCCCATGCTCGCGGGCATACTCGCATGACTGGACTGAGTGCCCCTTTGTCCACCCAGGAGAGAATGCTCGGCGCCGGGACCCTCGCAAGTACCACTATAGCTGCGTGCCATGCCCAGACTTCAGAAAGGGTGTGTGCCGGCGTGGCGACATGTGTGAGTATGCTCATGGAGTGTTTGAGTGCTGGCTCCATCCAGCACAGTACCGTACCCGCCTTTGCAAGGATGGCACGAGCTGTAGCCGACGCGTCTGTTTCTTTGCCCACACAACTGATGAGCTCCGCCCACTGTATGTCTCCACTGGATCGGCGGTACCATCCCCAAGGGCTTCAGCAACAGCTGCAATGGAGATGGCTGCAGCAATGAGCTTGATGCCTGGTTCCCCATCATCAGTTTCAGCGGTAATGTCCCCGTTTACCTCACCAATGTCCCCCTCAGGCAATGGGATGCCCCCTTCATTGGGCTGGCAGCAGCCTAATGTTCCAACATTACACCTTCCGGGCAGCAGTCTTCAGTCGAGCAGGCTCCGAACCTCTCTTAATGCAAGGGATATGCCTGCTGATGACTACTCCCTGATGCAGGATCTCGATTCCCAGCTTATGAATGATCTTTGCTATTCACGTCTCAGTTCCACAGGGAACCACTCTGCTCGGACCAAGTCCCTGAATCCGTCAAACCTGGATGATCTCTTCTCTGCTGAGATGGTCTCGTCCCCGAGGTATGGTAATGCTGAACAGGGTGCTATGTTTTCACCTTCTCACAAGGCTGCTATCCTGAATcagttccagcagcagcagcaagcgcTGCTTTCACCAATCAACACAGGAGTCTTCTCTCCAAAGGCTGTGGACAACCAGCAGTTGCCTTCACACTCATCTCTGTTGCATGCATCACTGGGGATATCCTCTCCTGGCCGGATGTCTCCTCGATGTGTTGAATCAGGTTCCCCAATGAGCTCCCACCTGGCTGCTGCTCTTGTCCAGCGTGAGAAGCAGCAGCAGACAATGAGGAGTCTCAGTTCTCGTGACCTTGGGCCTAGTGCTGCACGATCATCTGCTCTTGTTGGCTCCCCTCTAAGCTCATCATGGTCCAAGTGGGGATCTCCTTCAGGAACACCAGATTGGGGTGTAAATGGTGAGGAATTGGGTAAGCTCCGCCGGTCATCGTCCTTTGAGCTGAGGTCTGGTGGTGATGATCCTGATCTCTCTTGGGTACATACACTGGTTAAGGAATCTCCACCAGAGAAGCAAATTACTACAGCTGAATCCATTAACTCTGTTGGACCCTCCCCACTAATGCCTCCTGGCATGAGCAATGGTGATGGTTCTGGTCTGCACACACAACTGGATGGACATGACCAAGCTGCGGTTATAGGAGCATTGCTTGAGCAGATGCAGCTTGATCAGCAGATTGGTAGTCTAGCAACATAG
- the LOC133914180 gene encoding protein ANTAGONIST OF LIKE HETEROCHROMATIN PROTEIN 1-like, whose amino-acid sequence MDELAVKRRKIIAHAAGVVATMCAYTLFLYRRRGREAPISYGPLAERDKIRMENLRFIFHNDDRHCVEQLRTRRAPFFHLCTLLRTRRLLKDTIHSSIEEQVAMFLQVVGHNCRFRLIKLNFRRGLETISRYFREDCIGAIDGTHVLARVPASMAATFRGRKGVTTQNVMAAVDFDLKFTYVLAGWEGSAHDAIILADALERNDGLRVPPGKFYLVDAGYAVRPGFLPPYCGCRYHLKEYGGRNNPRDHRELFNLRHSSLRVTVERAFGALKNRFKILYNKPFHPYKTQVKLVLACCILHNWILTHGPDECVPAEQDWTPNPVEPEAHNDVAYDNNSWAAKRDEWALAMWNNRGNMRV is encoded by the exons ATGGATGAGTTGGCTGTCAAGCGGCGAAAAATAATTGCTCATGCTGCGGGAGTTGTTGCTACAATGTGTGCGTACACGTTGTTTTTGTATAGACGTCGAGGTCGTGAAGCACCCATCAGCTATGGTCCTTTAGCTGAAAGAGATAAAATTAGAATGGAAAACCttagattcatttttcataATGATGATCGTCATTGTGTAGAACAGCTTCGTACGAGGAGAGCCCCCTTTTTTCACTTATGCACATTACTCAGGACAAGACGGTTGCTTAAAGATACAATTCATAGCTCCATTGAGGAACAAGTTGCCATGTTCCTGCAAGTGGTTGGCCACAATTGTAGATTTAGGTTGATAAAGTTGAATTTTAGAAGGGGTTTGGAAACAATTAGTCGCTACTTTCGAGAA GATTGCATTGGTGCTATAGATGGAACTCATGTGCTAGCTAGAGTCCCAGCTAGCATGGCAGCCACCTTTCGGGGTAGGAAGGGGGTGACCACACAAAATGTTATGGCTGCTGTTGATTTTGATCTTAAGTTCACATATGTCTTAGCTGGCTGGGAGGGATCTGCTCATGATGCCATCATTCTAGCAGACGCTTTAGAAAGGAATGACGGCTTAAGGGTTCCCCCGG GTAAATTCTACTTGGTCGATGCAGGATATGCTGTTCGTCCTGGGTTCCTTCCACCATATTGTGGCTGCCGATACCATTTAAAGGAGTATGGTGGAAGGAACAACCCTCGTGACCATAGGGAATTATTCAATCTGAGGCACTCCTCGCTTAGAGTCACAGTAGAACGAGCTTTTGGTGCATTGAAGAATCGTTTCAAAATTCTTTACAACAAGCCGTTTCACCCGTACAAAACCCAAGTGAAGTTAGTGCTAGCTTGCTGCATTTTGCACAACTGGATCCTAACACACGGCCCTGATGAGTGTGTCCCTGCGGAACAAGACTGGACTCCAAACCCTGTGGAACCCGAAGCACATAACGATGTTGCATATGACAACAACTCGTGGGCAGCAAAGAGGGACGAGTGGGCACTAGCTATGTGGAACAATAGGGGAAACATGCGTGTATGA
- the LOC133914587 gene encoding uncharacterized protein LOC133914587, producing the protein MVSPVWICISHSGAERAEGGRRGSGAARAEGGRRGSGAAPAEGGRRGSSRGVASPCGGGRRGRAARGLAAALGGGAGERAAGVGAGELAAGVGSRHWEGAPGSGQPEWAPGSGQPERAALVGAGDAGRPGARGAAMGPVGLAQGPVGAGRRRWGRWGWRRGRWAQGERGEQGERRSAEPGAELRSAARVGERGEQGERRSAEQCRARS; encoded by the coding sequence ATGGTGAGTCCGGTCTGGATCTGCATCTCCCACAGCGGAGCGGAGCGGGCTGAGGGCGGCCGCCGGGGGAGCGGAGCGGCGCGGGCTGAGGGCGGCCGCCGGGGGAGCGGAGCGGCGCCGGCTGAGGGCGGCCGCCGGGGGAGCAGCAGGGGCGTCGCGTCGCCGTGTGGGGGGGGACGCCGGGGGAGGGCTGCTCGGGGGCTCGCCGCGGCACTGGGAGGgggcgccggggagcgggcagCCGGAGTGGGCGCCGGGGAGCTGGCAGCCGGAGTGGGCTCACGTCACTGGGAGGgggcgccggggagcgggcagCCGGAGTgggcgccggggagcgggcagCCGGAGCGGGCAGCCCTCGTGGGCGCCGGAGATGCCGGGCGGCCAGGAGCGCGGGGAGCGGCGATGGGGCCGGTAGGCTTGGCGCAGGGGCCGGTGGGCGCAGGGAGGCGGCGATGGGGCCGGTGGGGTTGGCGCAGGGGCCGGTGGGCGCAGGGAGAGCGCGGGGAGCAGGGAGAGCGGCGCAGTGCCGAGCCAGGAGCTGAGCTGCGCAGTGCTGCGAGGGTGGGAGAGCGCGGGGAGCAGGGAGAGCGGCGCAGTGCCGAGCAGTGCCGAGCCAGGAGCTGA